Part of the Musa acuminata AAA Group cultivar baxijiao chromosome BXJ2-7, Cavendish_Baxijiao_AAA, whole genome shotgun sequence genome is shown below.
GTTTAACGACCAACCAAAATATCGGCTAACATCTTAGATGCTGCTGAATTTTCTGCATCTTTCACTCTTGATTTTGGATCCCCAAAGGTGATGAAGGTGCAGCCCTCAGTTTCAACTTGGACTGAACATATGAATCTTTTACAGTGTGCAGGCCCTTCCTCTTTCTCAATCCTGCAAGTTCCATCAATGCAGTGATTAGGGAATATATATCTTTGTTTTCTAGCAGTAAGAACACGATTGAAGACTTTTTTATTGAGATGATTGAAGAATAAAAGATTGATGAAGCAATTCTGAATGGATGCACCAACAAAGACAATATTTTGACTGATAGTATAAATTAAGATTTCATTGTTGTTGAAGTTTATAACAAGGAACTGCGAAAACAAGCTTAACCACAGAATTGTTTGAACACATTCAATCTAAATATAACAACACATCATGACAATGTTGTACAAGTGAATTGGAAGGATCCAATTCACTCATTGTTTATTAACTACCACATTATTGTGATGGAAGAAGAATTGTAAAGCATTTAAGAGAAAAACAACACAAAACATCTTGAAAAAAGCATGTCTGAGAACCCAAAATTGCCTCAAGAACAGAATCATAAATTCTCAGTAGACTATAACAATTAGGGCAAGAAAAGGAAGCTTAAAGAAGAACTTACTTGTATATGGGCATTATCCAATGCTTCTTGCTGCAAAACTGGTTTAGTTTCTGCTTGGATCCATCTTTCTCCTCTGCAGTTCCATTGCCTGCGGCCGAGCTCAACTCGACCTCCATGTCGGCTTCCTCTAAAGCAGACAGCTTTTGCAGCGCATCTCTCGCAGCGTTGAGCTTTGCGATCGACCTCTGCTCCGAGCAACCGATGCCCATGAGGTCTCCGTCAATAAAGACGCTGATGTTGTTCACAAAACCTCTCTTCCAGTTTTTGATCTCGATGCTTCTGCCCTGCTTCTGACAGAGCTCGTAGAGCGTCGTCACCGGCTGCTCGTCCATGTTCTCCGACGTGATGATCGGCTCCAAAATCCCCCTCAATACCTACGCACGACCCGCAATTATAATAGACCCACGAAGCAGCGAAAAGGAGAGGACACAACAAGCTCACCTTCCAGAGCAACTCAAGATCGAAATTGCAGTCGACGTAGACGGCGGCAGCGATGGACTCCACGATGTCGGCCAACACTTTGGGGGCTTTGACGGTGCTTCCGCCGTACGGAGCCCACCCaatttcttcctccctctccATCATCACCAAGTTCGTGAAATCGAACACCTACTAGGGTAAAAAGCGAAGCGTGAGAGGCCACGATCGCACCGAGTCGGAATCGTCGAGGGGTGACGCGGCGCTAGTACCATTTGATCGAGTGCATGTGAGTTGCAGCGGAGGAAACGGTAGAGGCGGTGGCGGACGGCGACGCGGGCGAGCTTTTCGGTGGAGATGTTAGCGGCGCGTAGGGCGGAGAGGCGTCCGGGGCCGAGGTCCGGGTTGGTGAGGTAGAGGTGTTTGGTGATGGCGAGGCTGAGGGCTGCATCGCCGACGAACTCGAGACGGTGGTATGAACGGTGGTCGGGGTAGGACGAGTGCGTAAGCGCCTCCGCCAGGAGGGACTGGGACCTGAAAGCGTAGCCCAGAAGACGCTCGATCTCCTTCACGGCCCTCGTCCCACCCTGAGCCAGCATCACTATCACAGGCTGCTGGGTTTCGACTAGAGCAACGACGGAGGCAATGGCCGACGGGCGGGGTTTGGCGGAGGCAGGGCAGAGGGGGTTGAATGATCATTTAGAAAAAGGGCGCCTTGTTTCGATAATTTTCAAATGGGGTGCTGtaagagaaattaaaaaaaaataagatttttttaatcataatatatatatatatatatattaaaattatatatttatcataaaaatattttaaaatttttctaaGTATAATTTTACCATATAACTCTTTCGTCAatctatatttaaaatatattttttatctattatttaccaAACATTCAAGATATTCTATTACTATATATTAATCtaaatacatattaaaaatataaatatattcttaaATGTAACCTATAGCATGATCGATCATCCTAATAAAAAGTTTGAGGTAATGACatacataaaaatattatttattttctcgATTGGTGCTCCTTATTTTTAGAATTCTTAAATAACACTTTTTTTTATTCTCTTGATACTTTAAAtaactttttctctttattttcttaTACATTCGTCTAAACCAattcaattataattttttctattactAGTAGTATAAAAACACTGTTACATAGTATTttagaaaatttatatttttataaattttataaatatactgtgttataatatttttatattacattactgtaaatttttttaaaataaaactaaaaaatataaatactataCTTTTTAGTATTGTTCAGAACATTGCAGCGCAGTGTAAAAATATTATGGCCGTTCCCATTAATCCTATATATCgatcaattttaaaaaataaataaatgaagaaaaaaaaggataaggGGAATTATTTTTTggtattagataaaaaaaatcttattattgAAAGCTCCTCATTATTATTCACaacctaatattttataatttataacccctctaatttcatttttatcttccttgttggcttttttttttcatcacgCATATATTCTACTAGACAATTTATACAAGTCTGAAACATGACATCTTATAGGATAATATAATTAATCTAGAAGATAATATCTTCTAAACTATTACATAATTTAcataatcataataatattaaattattataaataaatattttgtttaaaaaaaatatctcttCGAGTTTCGAATTATCTCATCTCATCATTTAGCTTTTTTCATCATAAGAGAAGaatgaaaaataagaaaatggATGATAGGTGAGAAGTGAAAtgatttattaaaattaaattaaaaatttaaaaatatatctatttacaaaagataacttagaaatatttaaaaatgTTAAAATAGGTTGTAAATAACAGAAAAAGTTACAAATAGTAATTAAAAAAGCtgttagaaaattttgaaaataagatAATTTCgaaaaaaattgatataatatatgtatatatgtatatatgtatatatagaaggATTAATagagaatacatatatatatatatatatatatatatatatatatatatatatatatatatatcgatggaCCAACGTGTCGATCACAGTCACGCGGGACAGCACACCGGATCGGACAACAAAATAAGAAGGGATGCGTTGTGCACGTATCGAATCCGTTTTACCCTTTCCTCGCCTGACGCCAGAGAGCTGAAGGTCGCACGGATTGATCGTTGTCGCCGACTGCTCGGTCTCTGAATCCAGTGATCGAAGATGGTACGAAGTAGCAAATCTTCCTAGGGTTTTCCTATCTATCCTTCGAATGGTATCGAATCGATTTCTCTGAACGATTTGAGACTTGACGCGTTTCCACTCTGATTTTCCCGTCAAAATTACCTCGGCTTAGGGTTTCTTTAGTTCGATCTTTGAGATGATTGCCTTGTCTCTTGGATTTGGATTCGTTCTATTGGTTTTCTGTGATGCAGTTCAACCCTAATTCTCCTTTCAATATCGTCTAGCCTTTAGGGATTATCTTCTCCGGTAAGTTTGTTCTTCTTTATTTGTTTCTTGCCGTATTTGTTTGTTTAGATTTTGATTCATCCTATTAGTTGTTTTTGTGATTGGTCGTGTTTGGCATCGTTGAATCCATTGGATCGATTTCTCTGAACAATTTAGACTCAACGCGTTCCAACCCTAATTTTCTCTTTACTATCACCTTTGCCCAAGGTTTTGGTGATCGAGATTCTTGTTTTTCCTTATAGATTTCTATCCATGTACTTTGATGTTGATTTGTCCTATTATTTGGCTGTAATTGTTGCTTTGATGTGTGTCAGCGTTAAATCTTGAAGTCTTTATGCTATTATCCTCAGAGCCCTTCTCTGGCAGTAGCTGTAATTTTACTTTTTCTTCCACTAATTTTATGCTTCTCCTTTGTTCTTCAGTCATCTCTTGCAGCTGCTAGAGCAGATAATTTTTACTACCCACCAGAATGGGAACCAAAAAAGGTACTTTTCATTGTACTTGGTATTATTCTGATTGCATTGTAGTTTGCTAAGGCCTGTCCCTGTCATCTGCTGATTGATTTAATTTATATGCTCTCCAGGGTTCCTTGAACAAGTTTCAGGGACAACATCCTTTGAGGGAAAGAGCCAGAAAGTTAGACCAAGGCATACTAATTATAAGGTACATGATGGGTGaaccaataaatattatttacaaaGCATGTTGCTTACTAATTCTTTTTTGTCTTTCTGAAAAAGCGTCGATCCATTGAGTTATCTATTTGGATGCACTTACCATGATTTTTTTCCCGATAAGAAGGCATGATGATAAACTATGCATTTAGATAGGTCAAGCCATATTCCTCGATAAAACAGAGTTCACGCCTTATGAGGATTAGTGTTTCCTTGTTGCTGTTTATTTGGAGCAACTTAATATGATATCGGTGTGTTTGGGAACACATTTGTATTTTTAATGTGCATTTGGAGGAGGATTGAGTGAATGTGTAGTTGTGGAATGCTTTGTGTGTTTGGTAAACAATAAATTAAAACTACATTTTATATGTGTATTGACATAAGTATTGTTTGATACGATTATATTCAATAGTgaatacatttttttttattttaattaataggtaaataatatatatatgtgtgtgtgtgtgtgtgtgtgtaatcttataaaaattttGCATGACCCAGGTttgtatacaacaacaacaacaaagttgaAAGTCTCAATTACTTGGGATCGGTATGacctagatatataataaataaattaaatataatcctataaataaatataaaataaccttttaaatcaaataaataaaaattatcttataggaaacataaatcatgttggtttctcactaaatttgaaatttttagttagggttttttattatataatggCAATCTTATGATTCTATAGAATATCACAGGTTATTTTGAaaactttgtaaaaaaaattcattaacaTCCTGCAAATGTAAAAATGTTGATGCTAGTATGCTACCCTAAGGTAGCGTCAGTAGTTGAGCATATGCAATGCAACATCCATGCCAAATAtgatttaaaagaaaaatttactaaaaataaaattgtatttgaaatgtgcattgggCCATCAATGAACATTTCAGATGCATTCCTAAATGCACTCTATAACCTTTACTAGCCTATCATATTCAGTTATGAAGATGTAGCACATTTCAGATGTTTTCTCTTGTGTGGGTTTTGGTATTCTATATAACTTTCAATGTTGATTTGGGTTTTGGTATTCAATATAACTTCCAATCCTTTGATGTGCATCATGTCTACTGCTTGGTGAGTTATTTGATATGAACAGGAGGATGTCCATCTGCAAATAAGTTACTGTATGCTCTGAACTTGGCAATTGTGAATCTAGATGTTGAGAGACACCGTAGGGGATCTTGGCCACATGCATATATGTTGCCTTGTAGAATGTAGGTACAATGTTGCATGTACCTGATGTATGTGTGAACTTTGATTGTAAAATTAAGGGGGGTTTTTATCAGTAAGGCATAATTGTAGATAAGAGAGGATGACATGCAAAATTTTGTGGCTAGGATGTCTTTTGTTTTTTGAAAGTTTGAATAGGCAACTGGAAACTTGTAAAAAGCTGTTTGATCGAAGGTTAGGATAGCTTATTTGGTTGCATTTTGTAGGACTAAAGCAGGTTTTAAAATATACCTTAAAAATGATCAGGATGCAATTTATATTTTAGGAAAAGTCAAAACTGCTATTTTAGACATTGTATTGATCCTTGAGAAGGACAAGCTTTGTTGGTAAATTTTCTAAGGACGATGTGGAACTTTATCAATTCTTTCACTTGATTTGGGTAGGAACAATATTTGCAGATATCTCCTTTGAGAAAGGAAAACTTTTTAACTGAAAGATTTTCTTTTTCAAGTCTTGATCTTCTTCTGACTTTCCCGAGCACACTTCTATGAACGTAACTTTGATCCTTTTGTGCAGGTTCGAGATGCCCTTCAATATCTGGTGTGGTGGATGCAATTCGATGATTGCCAAAGGTGTAAGGTTTAATGCAGAGAAAAAGCAAGTGGGAAACTATTATTCGACAAAGGTATTTTAagagtgcttttttttttttaatgttttcaaGTAGCATAAGAAATTAAATTGGAAATGTAAAGAGAAAGAATCACTTCCCCGCTTTTCTAACGGCACTTTGATCATCTAAAGTTTAAGAAAATGGAATTCTAGGGAGCACTTCATATACAGATGAAGAATGGGATGTTGGATTTAAGACTGATGTAGGttggaaaattacatgttttgaaAAAAGAAATATGCATATTTATGTATCATTAATTGAAAAAACGCATGTTGGATCTGGATGTTGATGAATGATTAAGCTACTGATTCATTCGTCAACTATTTATATGCGATAAGAAGAATACAATAAATGTGAAAAAGGAAAGAAGGGCGACTTAAAGCTGAGTATTCAAGTAACATTTTTCCTTGTATTGATATTGGGAAACTCTGTAACATATTGAGGCATTCAGATTTCTGGATGAGGATAGAATCAATTCTTATATGTAGCTGCATTAGAAAGAAATAGAATCACAAAACTTGATCAAGGGTGCAGATATACGGTAGATGTTTATATAAACCATAATGAAGCGAAAATGGGTTCGGATGGTTATTATGCAACTCCCCGTCATATGTACCTAAGTGACATCTGCtaaaattcttcttttctttaactGGGAAATAATTTCGTTAACATCAGCTTTATTTGTCTTGGTATAGTTTCTCCTGTTGTAACCTTCGACGATCAATATCTATTTCTAGATGCCTAATCGGTAACTTGTGTGCTAGATATGGAGCTTTACCATGAAGTCAGCTTGTTGCAAGCATGAAATAGTGATACAGACGGACCCAAAGAACTGTGAATATGTCATAATCAGTGGGGCTCAACGCAAGACGGAGGATTATGATATAGAGGATGCGGAGACATTTGCCCTTCCAGCCGACGAAGTTatgtgcttcttttttttttttttcttcattctaCCTGGCTAGTACAACAGTGTCGGTCAGTAGGTTTCGCATCTAATTTTTTTCCATTACAGAGTTCTTGTATCTCATTGAATGGCATTGTTGCAGAAAGAGGCAAGCTGGCTGATCCCTTTTACCGTCTCGAACATCAAGAAGAAGATctgagaaagaagaaggaagtCGAGCCGTTGCTGGTTCGTCTTGAGAGAGTCTCAGACAGTCGGCATGCTGACGATTATAGCCTAAACAGAGCCCTTCGAGCTCGTCTTAGAGTGGGTTATCTTCGAATCCAttggttttttttattctttggcTTTCTGGACATCATCAAGAGTTGCCACTGGTAGTTACGCTGTACCATGTCTTGATCTCAGAACCAAAAGAGAAGGGTCGAGGAAGAAGAGGGGGTATCGAGGAGGATGGGCCTTGGCATCCGGCTTCTCCCCCCCTCAGAAGAAGATGCAGCAGTAACGGCTGCGGTTAGATTTGCCTCGAAATTTGATAGGAACAGAAAGAACAAGCGGGCAGCAATTATGGCTTCCTCCATCTTTCCAGACTCATCGGCATCTGCATCGGGAAGTAAAAGATCAGAGCTGGaatcaaagagaagaaaaataaaagcaaCCGCAGCATCTGCATCATTGGCCGGAAGAGTCAAGCCTTTGTCGTGGCAACACAGCGCAGGGTTCGTAAAGCACTAACACAGAAAGGATGCCAATGGTTTGGTAGAAGATTGCAGTTACCCACGTACATAAAGTATTTTGGCCATTCGTGCTTGGCAGTGGTATGTGAGAACATACGGAATGCATGCTTTGTTTTCTCAACCTCCATCTGCCTGTCGTAATGACCTGAAAACACCAAGGAGGTATCTTTTTTGAGTAGTACAAACAGATTGATCTTTTTTGGTTTTTGGGTCTTATGGAACAAGGTTTGGGCTTCAACAATGAAAATAACTGTTTCACATGCCACATCACTCAGCAATGCAAAACTTTCCTATCCAATTGTTTAAACACAAAATGATACAGCAGATTATTTGGAAACAAACTTTGAATGATTATTTCGTGCCATATTAAAAACAAATAATATGATGAGCTGGAAAAATGAAAAAAGACAAACACCTGCACATCTAGGGCAAATTaaacgaatgaatgaaatgaataCGAGAAAATATTGCGAGGACCCCCTTAAGGTGCACACTTTATAGTTAGAGGGGCAGCAGTCCATCCTGGATGGATTGCCTTGAGTAGAGCGACGAATTGCGATAGAGTATCTCGAGAGTACCACTTCACTTTCCATTTACGAGGCTTTGAGGTATCAGACATGACATCGACAATTGTCAAGCTCAAGCTTCCATTCCCACCAAACTCGATGACCTGAGAGAGGCAGACATCAACATTTGTCATAAATGTACTGGAAAGACCCTCCAGATTTCAACAATCTATAAACTAGTATCATCCTGAGAAAACATGGTGCTTTACATAATTCGAATTCAGTTACAGCATGATAATTTGCTGATAGTTGCATGAATGCATCTGTCACTAGAATCTTCAATCAGATGTCCATGTGGTTTACTTGTATGCGTACACAAATAATTCTAAATATAGTgagaaaacatataaaaaaacaCATAATCAAATTATCTAAAATGGGCTTCTTTGGTCATCAAGttcttgagaaaaaaagaaaaaaaatactagtCGAGCAAAGAGCAACAAAAGCTCTATTACAATACCACGACATCTAATAATGTTCTCTAATATCTTCCTCGATtcaccattaaaaaaaaaatctatattgtTTTGCTACAACTTGCTACAGTTCACTGTCTATATTGTTGTCGACGAAAATgcaatggagttaactttaagaaaaaaaaatcttcctgAGTTCACATCACTCGTAATGAATTGACCTACCCGACCCATATAGTTCTTTACCGATATTTGGCATTCACAAACTCAATCAGACACAACAGTAACTTTTAAATCAACCTTGGCTGCTCAGTGATCGCTCGCTTGGGttgcagcagctgcagccacacCGGTGCGATCGCCTTCCAACCTTcggtgctctcaccccacgcaacgATAAAAATAGGGCAGTAACTCTTCCTCcttgcagcgaccgcagcactgcccttagcAGCTTCACGTCGACCATGCTGATACCCTTGACCAGACATCataaacaagaactggggattacatATTTACAGTCTTATGCAATGGTTATCGATAACTCgcataaatggaagcattggaaatcaaaattgagaaccaactacaagaaacacttaatgatttcaaaaagagtctATAGGaaagcctcaacaaatttcaacaagatgatgactcaagttctacattgaacAGATCTAGAGATACAGGAAAAGAGccctaagattgtgacacaaaccacCCACGTATTAAGGTagaatttccaagatgggaagatggggacccGACCAGTTAGATCTctaggcagaaaatttttttcgcTTTCACaagaccccagaagaatccaagatagaaaaagcctcaatccaactagacagagatgcaatccaatggtatgattggtatgaaacttgtcaCGGAGTTTCTTCATGGAAGCAATTCAAGATAGGGTTTCTTGTTCGCTTTGACTTATCTGAATACAAGAATGTTGATGGACATCTCaccaaaattcatcagacttctacagtgttagaatatcaaaaGCAGATTTGAAAGataatcaaatcaagctagagattggtctgaatgaTAACTCATGGGTACATTTATCGAAAGGCTTAATCTagatatccggtgtgaagttaaagctcgtcaaccccgcactataatCGCTGCTTGAAAGATTAGGCCGGTCCGGTCCGATCCGGTTCGGTTCGATCTAGCCTACGGCTCTATGACAGTAGCCCGGTGGGAATGTATGCGTGCCTATATATATACCCATATTCTTACCCCAACCTGCCTTCTTTCCCCGCCTTTGCTGACGTACTTATTTGTCGTTCTCGAAACCCTTTGTCTCGTCGTAGAAGCGTCCCCTTCGTCTCCCAACCTCCGATACCCCTGCGGCTGGAATCGGACCTCCCCTCCCTCCAGATTCGCTGCCGTCTGACTGCTTCCCGTTAGAATCGCGGCCGTCAACTCAGATGCGCCCTGATTAGGGCTAAGCCGGCAGACTAGTACACGAGGCTCGGCCTCATTAGGAAGTCGAGGAGGTCAACAGCGCCCGCGCCCGAAGGTAACCAATTTTAATCTTCAAATACTCTTCTTCCAAGAACAGTATTAGTGCCGTGATTTGCTTTTATATGTATTATTTGGGGAACCCTTGTTTTTTTGGATTCAACATGAATGCAAGAGTCGGTTTAATATTTAAGATCTCAATTGGGATTTAGTGGATATCCTATAATTAAGATAGAGAGAATATGTTTATGAGCATATTAGCATGAATTTGGAAGCAGCGAGTACTACGCATACTACATTTGCGTGCAACACATTTAG
Proteins encoded:
- the LOC103991817 gene encoding ribonuclease 3-like protein 2; this encodes MLAQGGTRAVKEIERLLGYAFRSQSLLAEALTHSSYPDHRSYHRLEFVGDAALSLAITKHLYLTNPDLGPGRLSALRAANISTEKLARVAVRHRLYRFLRCNSHALDQMVFDFTNLVMMEREEEIGWAPYGGSTVKAPKVLADIVESIAAAVYVDCNFDLELLWKVLRGILEPIITSENMDEQPVTTLYELCQKQGRSIEIKNWKRGFVNNISVFIDGDLMGIGCSEQRSIAKLNAARDALQKLSALEEADMEVELSSAAGNGTAEEKDGSKQKLNQFCSKKHWIMPIYKIEKEEGPAHCKRFICSVQVETEGCTFITFGDPKSRVKDAENSAASKMLADILVGR
- the LOC103991378 gene encoding uncharacterized protein LOC103991378, coding for MSSLAAARADNFYYPPEWEPKKGSLNKFQGQHPLRERARKLDQGILIIRFEMPFNIWCGGCNSMIAKGVRFNAEKKQVGNYYSTKIWSFTMKSACCKHEIVIQTDPKNCEYVIISGAQRKTEDYDIEDAETFALPADEVIGKLADPFYRLEHQEEDLRKKKEVEPLLVRLERVSDSRHADDYSLNRALRARLRNQKRRVEEEEGVSRRMGLGIRLLPPSEEDAAVTAAVRFASKFDRNRKNKRAAIMASSIFPDSSASASGSKRSELESKRRKIKATAASASLAGRVKPLSWQHSAGFVKH